In Mastigocladopsis repens PCC 10914, a single window of DNA contains:
- the treZ gene encoding malto-oligosyltrehalose trehalohydrolase, translated as MRIGAHYLGDGRCEFRVWAPNAEAVAVKIVSPQERILPMQQQEGGYWHLSADDIQAETLYFYQLNNGESRPDPASHFQALDVHGASQVIDHSFTWNDSNWSSIPLESMIIYELHVGTFTPEGTFEAMIPRLKDLQELGVNAIEIMPVAQFPGDRNWGYDGVYPFAVQNSYGGPQGLKRLVDACHQHGIAVVMDVVYNHFGPEGNYMSHFGPYFTETYRTPWGSAMNFDDAHSHNVRNFFIQNALYWLRDYHIDALRLDAVHAIYDLGAKHFLEELAENVATLGEQQGRKLYLIAESDLNDPRVIRPVKSGGYGIDAQWSDDFHHALHSLLTGEQTGYYGDFGKCEHLAKAYQDTFVYDWKYSPHRQRFHGNSTSDRPWDQFVVCIQNHDQVGNRMLGERISHLVSFEALKLAAGALLLSPYIPLLFMGEEYAEEAPFIYFVSHSDPDLIRAVRQGRKQEFAAFHAQGEPPDPESSETFLRCKLNWEKRKEGKHQVLWSLYQHLIQLRNTIPALMKRERQSLEVASDEANKIVFWRRWSEGNQILCLMNFNQSDVNFGPVFPVSDGHKILDSADKKWLGSGSLLPETLTSGQELTLRSQSFALYESSGQ; from the coding sequence ATGAGAATTGGCGCTCATTATTTAGGCGATGGTCGTTGTGAATTTAGGGTTTGGGCACCGAATGCAGAAGCAGTGGCAGTAAAAATAGTCTCGCCACAGGAGCGCATACTCCCTATGCAGCAGCAGGAAGGAGGCTACTGGCACCTTAGCGCTGATGACATTCAAGCAGAAACGCTCTACTTCTACCAATTAAATAATGGTGAATCCAGACCTGATCCCGCCTCTCATTTCCAGGCTTTGGATGTACATGGTGCTTCGCAGGTAATTGATCACAGCTTCACCTGGAATGACAGCAATTGGTCTAGCATTCCTTTAGAAAGCATGATCATTTACGAGCTACACGTTGGGACTTTTACCCCAGAAGGCACTTTTGAAGCAATGATTCCCCGACTCAAGGATTTACAAGAGCTAGGGGTAAACGCAATTGAAATCATGCCAGTGGCTCAATTTCCTGGCGATCGCAACTGGGGTTACGATGGCGTTTATCCCTTTGCAGTGCAAAACTCCTATGGTGGTCCTCAAGGGTTGAAGCGACTGGTTGATGCTTGTCATCAACATGGAATTGCTGTGGTTATGGATGTGGTTTATAACCACTTTGGTCCGGAAGGCAATTACATGAGCCACTTTGGTCCCTATTTTACAGAGACTTATCGCACTCCTTGGGGCAGTGCCATGAATTTTGATGATGCCCACAGTCATAATGTGCGTAACTTTTTTATTCAAAATGCTCTGTATTGGCTGCGGGACTATCACATTGATGCACTACGCTTAGATGCGGTTCACGCTATCTATGATTTAGGTGCTAAACACTTTTTAGAAGAACTGGCAGAAAATGTTGCAACTCTTGGGGAGCAACAAGGGCGAAAACTTTATCTGATTGCAGAGAGTGACTTAAATGATCCCCGAGTCATTCGTCCTGTGAAGTCAGGGGGATACGGAATAGACGCTCAGTGGAGCGATGACTTCCACCATGCCCTGCATTCCTTGCTCACAGGGGAACAGACCGGGTATTACGGGGATTTTGGCAAGTGCGAACACCTGGCAAAAGCTTACCAAGATACATTTGTGTATGACTGGAAGTATTCACCTCATCGCCAACGCTTTCATGGCAATTCGACAAGCGATCGCCCCTGGGATCAGTTTGTTGTCTGCATTCAAAATCATGACCAAGTTGGCAATAGAATGTTGGGTGAGCGGATATCGCATCTTGTATCCTTTGAAGCCCTAAAGCTAGCCGCAGGCGCTCTGTTACTCTCCCCTTACATTCCCCTGTTATTTATGGGTGAAGAGTATGCTGAAGAAGCACCTTTTATTTACTTTGTCAGTCACAGCGATCCCGACTTAATTAGAGCAGTCAGACAAGGACGAAAACAAGAGTTTGCTGCCTTTCACGCTCAAGGAGAACCGCCCGATCCAGAATCTTCTGAAACGTTTCTCAGGTGCAAGTTAAATTGGGAAAAACGCAAAGAAGGGAAACACCAAGTTCTCTGGTCGTTGTATCAACACCTCATCCAATTGCGAAACACAATTCCAGCTTTAATGAAGCGCGAACGCCAAAGTTTAGAAGTTGCTAGCGACGAAGCTAACAAGATTGTCTTTTGGCGCAGGTGGAGTGAAGGGAACCAGATACTTTGCCTAATGAATTTCAACCAAAGTGATGTCAATTTCGGTCCTGTCTTTCCAGTGAGCGATGGTCACAAGATTTTAGATTCTGCTGATAAAAAGTGGCTAGGTTCTGGCTCTCTTTTGCCAGAAACACTTACTTCAGGGCAAGAACTAACGCTGCGCTCTCAAAGTTTCGCACTTTACGAAAGCAGTGGACAGTAA
- the purD gene encoding phosphoribosylamine--glycine ligase: MKVLVVGNGGREHALAWKLLQSKQIEQVFCAPGNGGTASLERCQNLSLTVDDFEGISQFALHQGISLIVVGPEVPLAKGITDYLNSKGLMVFGPTRAGAQIEASKAWAKALMQEAGIPTARAAVFTEAAAAKYYVKAQGVPIVVKADGLAAGKGVIVAETVEQALSAIDAMFGGQFGSAGKFVVIEECLIGQEVSVLALTDGLTIRPLLSAQDHKRIGEGDTGENTGGMGAYAPAPIATPELMAEIQKEVLEKAIAALRAKGIDYRGVLYAGLMITPKGDFKVLEFNCRFGDPETQVVLPLLETPLEELILACVEQRLAQMPPIAWKQGAAVTVVAASGGYPEVYEKGKVITGIEQAEALGTTVFHAGTKLSQEQLVTDGGRVLNVTAVGENFDQAFAQAYAGIKSIDFEGMYYRRDIGYRVR, encoded by the coding sequence GTGAAAGTTTTAGTTGTAGGCAATGGAGGGCGCGAACACGCCCTAGCTTGGAAACTGTTGCAATCAAAGCAAATTGAGCAAGTTTTCTGTGCGCCGGGGAATGGAGGTACAGCAAGTCTAGAACGCTGCCAAAACCTGTCTTTAACAGTAGATGACTTTGAGGGGATTAGCCAATTTGCCCTGCATCAGGGCATTTCTCTGATAGTTGTGGGACCAGAAGTACCATTGGCAAAAGGTATAACAGACTATCTGAATTCAAAAGGTCTGATGGTTTTTGGTCCAACCAGAGCAGGCGCGCAGATTGAGGCAAGTAAGGCTTGGGCAAAAGCTTTAATGCAGGAAGCAGGAATTCCCACGGCACGGGCTGCGGTATTTACGGAGGCAGCAGCAGCCAAATATTATGTGAAAGCACAGGGTGTACCTATTGTTGTCAAAGCCGATGGTTTGGCGGCTGGTAAAGGTGTTATCGTCGCTGAAACGGTGGAACAGGCACTTTCGGCGATTGATGCCATGTTTGGTGGGCAATTTGGCAGTGCTGGGAAATTTGTTGTTATTGAAGAATGTTTGATTGGGCAAGAGGTTTCTGTTTTAGCGTTGACTGATGGGTTAACAATTCGCCCGTTGCTGAGCGCTCAAGACCATAAGCGGATTGGTGAGGGCGATACGGGAGAAAATACGGGTGGTATGGGAGCCTATGCCCCAGCGCCCATTGCTACGCCAGAGTTGATGGCAGAAATTCAAAAAGAAGTTTTGGAAAAAGCGATCGCCGCACTGAGGGCTAAAGGCATTGACTACCGAGGTGTGCTTTACGCTGGGTTGATGATTACCCCTAAAGGTGACTTTAAAGTTTTGGAATTTAACTGTCGCTTTGGCGATCCGGAAACACAAGTGGTGTTACCACTGTTGGAAACACCTTTAGAAGAGCTAATTCTGGCTTGTGTTGAGCAGCGTTTGGCTCAAATGCCACCCATTGCTTGGAAACAAGGGGCAGCTGTTACAGTCGTTGCTGCTTCTGGTGGTTATCCTGAAGTTTACGAGAAAGGCAAGGTGATTACTGGTATTGAGCAGGCAGAGGCACTAGGAACAACTGTATTTCACGCTGGTACCAAGTTGAGCCAAGAACAACTGGTCACAGATGGTGGTCGCGTGTTAAATGTTACCGCAGTAGGAGAAAATTTTGACCAAGCGTTTGCCCAAGCGTACGCTGGGATCAAATCTATTGACTTTGAAGGGATGTATTACCGACGAGACATTGGTTATCGAGTCAGGTAA
- a CDS encoding CHAD domain-containing protein, translating into MTSTIKPKVKTLGNYAYSAIEKHFKKTLKWETSVKKDKDPEALHQMRVGMRRLRTAITRFSPAVDVPKPANDKNIGKIARRLGHLRDLDVLKETLEKLNESHLPRKEQESVQTALDALGKQREEALIDVKSTFKDERYKSLKQTLKEWLEEPTYLPLASLPIQQVLPDLLLPEVSEFLMHPAWLIGTQVEGAEIVISSNCKAHKVEQELATNGDILHSLRKQAKRLRYQMELFTDLYGESYTACLAEVKSIQEILGAIQDSVVLAQWLENVFKSEINSEFPSLATLLTQNRYKLWQDWQPLQQQYLKAETRHEFHLTILHPV; encoded by the coding sequence ATGACATCAACGATCAAACCCAAAGTCAAAACTCTCGGAAATTACGCTTACTCTGCGATTGAAAAACACTTTAAGAAAACCTTAAAGTGGGAAACATCTGTGAAGAAAGATAAAGACCCAGAAGCACTGCATCAAATGCGAGTGGGAATGCGTCGCCTACGCACAGCTATAACTAGGTTTTCCCCAGCTGTAGATGTGCCCAAGCCTGCTAATGATAAAAATATCGGTAAAATTGCGCGTCGTCTTGGTCATCTCCGAGATTTAGATGTGCTGAAAGAAACTTTAGAAAAGCTCAATGAATCACATTTACCTCGCAAAGAACAGGAATCTGTACAAACAGCTTTGGATGCTTTGGGTAAACAACGTGAAGAAGCACTGATAGATGTAAAGTCAACATTTAAAGATGAACGTTACAAGTCTCTCAAACAGACATTAAAAGAGTGGTTGGAGGAACCAACCTATCTACCACTAGCATCTTTGCCAATTCAACAAGTGCTACCAGATTTACTTTTACCTGAGGTTAGTGAATTTTTGATGCATCCGGCTTGGCTTATTGGAACCCAAGTAGAGGGAGCAGAGATTGTTATTTCTAGTAACTGCAAAGCACACAAGGTAGAGCAAGAATTAGCAACCAATGGAGACATTCTTCATAGTTTACGAAAACAAGCTAAACGCTTGCGTTACCAGATGGAGTTATTTACTGATTTATACGGCGAGTCTTATACGGCTTGTCTTGCAGAAGTCAAAAGTATCCAAGAAATTTTGGGAGCAATACAAGATAGCGTAGTTTTAGCCCAGTGGCTTGAAAATGTCTTCAAATCAGAAATCAACTCAGAGTTTCCTAGCCTTGCAACTTTGTTAACTCAAAATCGTTACAAATTATGGCAGGATTGGCAACCCTTACAGCAGCAGTATTTGAAAGCTGAGACAAGACATGAATTTCATTTAACAATACTGCACCCAGTGTGA
- the glgX gene encoding glycogen debranching protein GlgX, which produces MFVALWPGNVYPLGATWDGKGTNFALFSENATGVELCLFDKEDNETRLTLTEVSNFVWHGYLPGVGPGQRYGYRVHGPYAPSEGHRFNPNKLLIDPYTKAIDGDIGNGPELFGYSWDSPEEDLSFSELDSVHLMPKSVVVDQSFDWEGDELLRTPWHETVIYETHVKGFTKLHPDIPEEMRGTYAGLGHSAAIEHLQRLGITAVELMPVHHFLSHPGHLVGKGLKNYWGYDSVNYFAPYSGYSSSGTLGEQVNEFKEMVKALHRAGIEVILDVVYNHTGEGNHLGPTLTLRGIDNAIYYRLVENDQRYYMDYTGCGNSLYVRQPQVLKLIMDSLRYWVLEMHVDGFRFDLASALARELYEVNSLAAFFDIIHQDPVLAGVKLIAEPWDLGTGGYQVGQFPVLWSEWNGRYRDTVRDFWRGIDESLGQFAYCLTGSPDLYALNGRRPNASVNFITAHDGFTLNDLVSYNDKHNEANGEDSRDGESHNRSWNCGAEGETDDAQVLELRNRQRRNFLATLILSQGIPMLVGGDELGRTQKGNNNAYCQDNEISWLNWELEKSNEDLVNFSRELVYFRKQHPVFRRRKWFQGRPIYGKSISDIAWFNPDGTEMTQEQWDVGYAKSVAMFLDGSQLPSVGSKGERISDDSFLLFFNAHYDTIEFSLPEGMQHREWCVVIDTKEPRFVQEDTSYTGTQAVPVVARSMVVLRRLG; this is translated from the coding sequence ATGTTCGTAGCGCTCTGGCCGGGTAACGTTTATCCCTTAGGGGCAACCTGGGATGGTAAAGGTACAAACTTCGCTTTGTTTTCGGAAAACGCCACAGGTGTCGAGCTATGTTTATTTGATAAAGAAGATAATGAAACACGCCTGACTTTGACTGAAGTGAGCAACTTCGTTTGGCACGGATATTTGCCAGGAGTGGGACCAGGGCAACGGTATGGGTATAGAGTACATGGTCCCTACGCACCTAGCGAGGGGCATCGCTTCAACCCCAACAAACTGCTAATTGACCCATACACAAAGGCAATTGATGGCGACATTGGCAATGGTCCAGAACTTTTTGGCTACTCTTGGGACTCTCCAGAAGAAGATTTATCTTTCTCGGAGCTAGATAGCGTCCATCTGATGCCAAAGTCTGTTGTGGTGGATCAGTCTTTTGATTGGGAGGGGGACGAACTGCTGCGAACTCCGTGGCATGAAACCGTGATTTATGAAACCCATGTCAAAGGCTTTACCAAGCTGCATCCAGATATCCCGGAAGAAATGCGCGGTACTTATGCTGGGTTGGGGCATTCAGCGGCAATTGAGCATCTCCAAAGGCTTGGGATCACAGCAGTTGAGCTCATGCCCGTGCATCACTTTCTGTCCCATCCAGGACATCTTGTTGGCAAGGGGTTAAAGAATTATTGGGGCTATGACTCCGTCAACTATTTTGCTCCCTACTCTGGCTACAGTTCCAGCGGAACTTTGGGAGAGCAAGTCAATGAGTTTAAGGAGATGGTCAAGGCGCTGCATCGTGCCGGAATTGAGGTGATTTTGGATGTGGTTTACAACCACACGGGAGAAGGCAATCATTTAGGTCCGACACTGACGTTGCGAGGCATCGACAATGCCATTTACTACCGTCTAGTAGAGAACGACCAACGTTACTACATGGACTATACAGGTTGCGGGAATTCTCTATACGTGCGCCAACCGCAAGTCCTAAAGTTAATTATGGATAGCCTGCGGTATTGGGTCTTGGAGATGCACGTAGATGGTTTCCGCTTTGATTTAGCCTCAGCTTTAGCGCGAGAACTATATGAGGTAAATAGTCTGGCAGCTTTCTTTGATATTATTCACCAAGACCCAGTACTGGCTGGTGTGAAGCTGATTGCCGAACCTTGGGATCTAGGAACTGGTGGTTATCAAGTGGGTCAATTCCCAGTTCTCTGGTCTGAGTGGAATGGTAGGTATCGCGATACCGTGCGAGACTTCTGGCGTGGTATTGATGAAAGTTTGGGGCAATTTGCTTACTGTTTGACTGGTAGCCCTGACTTGTATGCTCTGAATGGAAGGCGACCTAATGCAAGTGTTAACTTCATCACGGCACACGATGGCTTCACCCTGAACGACCTTGTCAGCTACAACGATAAACACAACGAAGCTAACGGGGAAGACAGCCGGGATGGGGAAAGCCACAACCGCTCTTGGAATTGTGGGGCTGAAGGTGAAACAGACGACGCCCAAGTGCTGGAATTGCGGAACCGACAGCGGCGCAACTTCTTAGCAACTCTCATTCTGTCCCAAGGCATCCCGATGTTGGTGGGAGGAGATGAACTTGGGCGGACTCAAAAAGGCAACAATAATGCCTACTGCCAAGACAATGAAATCTCCTGGTTAAATTGGGAGTTGGAAAAGTCAAATGAAGACCTAGTGAATTTTAGCCGCGAGCTAGTCTACTTCCGCAAACAGCATCCAGTCTTTCGGCGGCGCAAGTGGTTTCAAGGCAGACCCATTTACGGAAAGAGCATTAGTGACATCGCTTGGTTCAACCCTGATGGCACTGAAATGACTCAGGAACAGTGGGACGTTGGTTATGCTAAGTCCGTTGCGATGTTCTTAGATGGAAGCCAACTTCCTAGCGTTGGTTCCAAGGGCGAACGCATCAGCGATGATAGTTTTCTCCTGTTCTTTAACGCTCACTATGACACGATAGAGTTTTCCCTACCAGAGGGAATGCAGCATAGGGAGTGGTGTGTTGTCATTGACACTAAAGAACCTCGCTTCGTACAAGAGGACACAAGTTATACGGGCACTCAAGCTGTGCCAGTTGTAGCACGCTCAATGGTAGTACTACGCCGTCTTGGTTAA
- a CDS encoding DUF3616 domain-containing protein, whose product MHNSSLINQVLLTFADSFKEHRKDLSAVMLTPEKHLWLGSDETSTIERLSFLDAKNFAQHKQFHVAEFISLPAPEEQEIDIEGLAYTDYYLWLMGSHSYKRKRPKPKHSDEKNIKRLAKIASEPNRYIIGRIPLVDGELFPSCPHPNNPNIELSAAKLEVTQQGNLLMEALADDPHLGFFVKAAIPGKDNGFDMEGIAVYQHKIFLGLRGPVLRGWTVMLEIELEDSNPGLLGLGKIGEEGKRYKKHFIFLNGLGIRDLCLDGEDLLMLAGPTMDLDGPVQVYRLKNGVNLQENVLNHPELVLDIPYGNKDDHTEGITLFQNIAGIPSLLTVYDSPANKRLVEDAGVLADVFALN is encoded by the coding sequence ATGCATAATTCATCTCTCATCAATCAAGTTTTACTTACTTTTGCTGATAGCTTTAAAGAACATCGTAAAGACCTTTCAGCAGTGATGCTAACCCCCGAGAAACATTTGTGGTTAGGGTCAGATGAGACCTCAACTATTGAACGTCTATCTTTTTTAGATGCCAAAAATTTTGCACAACATAAACAATTTCACGTAGCAGAATTTATAAGTTTACCAGCACCAGAAGAACAAGAAATTGATATTGAAGGGTTGGCATACACTGATTATTACCTGTGGTTAATGGGTTCCCACAGCTACAAACGTAAAAGACCTAAACCCAAACATTCTGACGAGAAAAATATTAAAAGACTGGCAAAAATTGCATCAGAGCCAAATCGTTATATCATAGGGCGTATTCCCCTAGTTGATGGGGAATTATTTCCATCCTGCCCACATCCAAACAATCCTAATATAGAATTGAGTGCTGCCAAACTTGAGGTAACGCAACAGGGAAACTTGCTTATGGAAGCTTTGGCAGATGATCCACATTTAGGCTTTTTTGTTAAAGCTGCAATTCCAGGTAAAGATAATGGCTTTGACATGGAAGGAATAGCCGTTTATCAACACAAAATTTTTCTAGGTTTACGCGGACCTGTGTTGCGAGGTTGGACTGTGATGCTGGAAATAGAGTTAGAAGATTCTAATCCAGGATTGCTAGGACTGGGGAAAATTGGAGAGGAGGGGAAGCGATACAAAAAGCATTTTATCTTCTTAAATGGTTTGGGTATTCGAGATTTGTGTTTAGATGGTGAAGACTTGTTGATGTTAGCAGGACCGACAATGGATTTAGATGGTCCGGTGCAAGTTTATCGCTTGAAAAATGGCGTTAATTTGCAAGAAAATGTCCTCAATCACCCAGAACTTGTACTTGATATCCCATATGGAAACAAGGACGACCACACTGAGGGAATCACCCTGTTTCAAAATATAGCTGGGATACCTTCACTACTAACAGTTTATGATTCTCCAGCAAACAAGAGGCTGGTAGAAGATGCTGGCGTACTAGCAGATGTCTTTGCGCTGAATTGA
- the treY gene encoding malto-oligosyltrehalose synthase → MRIPTATYRIQFNSAFGFDSARAITNYIADLGISDLYASPIFKARAGSTHGYDVVDPTQLNPELGTQEAFEALVQEFQQQNMGWVQDIVPNHMAYDSQNQYLMNILENGPDSTYIDYFDIGWNSAFASSNEPILAPLLGNFFATSLENGEIQLKYEESGLNVNYYSLKLPLKLESYAKFLTQNLGKLAKSLGRKHPTFVRLLGILYMVKNIPSEGTAQQRQDQAAFVKGLLWELYTDNDDVRTFIDENLQLFNGEPGKPESFNLLESLLSEQFFRLCYWKVGAEEMNYRRFFTVNELISVKVEDFKVFKNTHDLICKLVSEGKFTGLRIDHIDGLYDPAQYLERLREKTGDTYITVEKILQPGEELPSNWSMQGTSGYDYLNYLNGIFCQTENEDKFTQIYSDFTGMRMPYEQLIPEKKHLIIDRNLAGDIDNLAFLLKTIAGNYRYGSDFTINGLKRALAEVLTRFPVYRTYINQEGISETDRSYVQEVIEAAKTHTPLLNNELNFIEKLMLLEYDDFLTQVEKDQWLYFVMRVQQYTGPLMAKGVEDTALYVYNRFIALNEVGGEPGRFGISVSEFNEFNQKRQTSWPHAMSATSTHDTKRGEDIRARLNVLSEIPEEWQKQVRIWSEINHSKKKTVKRFTMPDRNDEYLFYQTLVGAFPFFEHEYADCVERVKEYVLKAIREAKVYTAWLRQNSTYEDAFVDFVKVVLELSENNPFLKEFIPFQQRVAYYGIFNSLSQALLKITSPGIPDFYQGTELWDFSLVDPDNRRPVDFETRQSYLKTIKEQAKTDILKLIDELLATKEDARIKLFLIVQALKARTENLEIFREGNYLPLEVTGKFKEHIVAFARSNENKTIVTIAPRFFTSLIQPGQHPLGQEIWNDTCLNLLTQAPSTWKNAMTEQIVHAHDTLHIGEALKHFPVALLVSQ, encoded by the coding sequence ATGCGAATTCCAACAGCAACTTATCGAATTCAGTTCAATTCTGCATTTGGTTTTGACTCAGCCAGAGCAATTACAAACTATATAGCGGATTTGGGAATTTCTGACCTGTATGCTTCTCCCATCTTCAAAGCAAGAGCAGGAAGTACCCATGGATATGATGTCGTTGACCCTACTCAACTAAATCCAGAATTAGGAACTCAAGAAGCTTTTGAAGCCTTAGTCCAGGAGTTCCAGCAGCAAAATATGGGTTGGGTGCAGGATATTGTTCCTAACCATATGGCTTATGATAGCCAAAATCAGTATCTAATGAATATCCTGGAAAATGGTCCTGATTCAACCTATATTGATTATTTTGATATTGGCTGGAATTCTGCTTTTGCTAGTAGCAATGAACCTATTTTGGCTCCATTACTAGGCAATTTCTTTGCAACTAGCTTAGAAAACGGGGAAATTCAATTGAAGTATGAGGAGAGCGGGCTGAATGTTAACTATTACAGTTTAAAGTTACCTCTCAAACTAGAATCGTATGCTAAGTTTTTAACTCAAAACTTAGGAAAATTAGCCAAAAGTTTAGGGAGAAAGCATCCAACTTTTGTTAGGTTGCTTGGTATCCTTTACATGGTTAAAAATATTCCTTCAGAGGGAACGGCTCAACAAAGGCAAGACCAAGCGGCTTTTGTTAAAGGACTTCTTTGGGAACTTTATACAGATAATGATGATGTAAGAACATTTATTGATGAAAATCTGCAACTTTTTAATGGTGAGCCAGGAAAGCCAGAAAGTTTTAATCTTTTAGAGAGTTTACTTTCCGAGCAGTTCTTCCGCCTCTGTTACTGGAAAGTTGGGGCTGAAGAGATGAATTATAGAAGATTTTTCACGGTTAACGAATTGATATCAGTCAAGGTAGAAGATTTCAAGGTATTTAAAAATACTCACGATTTGATTTGCAAGCTAGTCAGCGAAGGTAAGTTTACTGGCTTGCGAATTGACCATATTGATGGGCTGTATGACCCAGCGCAATATTTAGAGAGACTGAGAGAAAAAACAGGAGATACATACATCACTGTTGAAAAGATTTTGCAGCCAGGAGAAGAATTACCAAGTAACTGGTCAATGCAAGGAACCTCTGGCTATGATTACTTAAATTATCTCAATGGAATTTTTTGTCAAACTGAAAACGAAGATAAATTTACTCAAATTTACTCTGATTTTACAGGAATGAGAATGCCTTACGAGCAACTCATCCCTGAGAAAAAGCACCTAATTATAGATAGAAATTTAGCTGGCGATATTGATAACTTGGCTTTCCTGTTAAAGACAATAGCAGGTAATTATCGGTATGGTAGTGATTTTACAATAAACGGTTTGAAGCGAGCATTGGCAGAAGTTCTCACCCGCTTTCCTGTTTACCGAACTTATATCAATCAAGAGGGTATATCTGAAACTGACCGCTCCTATGTTCAAGAAGTCATTGAAGCAGCCAAGACTCACACGCCACTATTGAACAATGAATTGAACTTTATTGAAAAATTAATGTTGCTGGAATACGATGATTTTCTCACTCAAGTAGAGAAAGACCAGTGGCTCTACTTTGTCATGAGAGTGCAACAGTACACCGGACCATTGATGGCGAAAGGGGTTGAAGATACTGCTTTATACGTTTATAACCGCTTCATTGCCTTAAACGAAGTTGGAGGCGAACCTGGTCGATTTGGCATTAGTGTTTCAGAGTTCAATGAATTCAATCAAAAACGGCAAACTAGTTGGCCCCATGCAATGAGTGCTACCTCAACTCATGATACCAAGCGAGGTGAAGATATCAGAGCAAGGCTAAATGTCCTCTCAGAAATTCCTGAGGAATGGCAAAAACAAGTCCGTATTTGGAGCGAAATCAATCATTCTAAGAAAAAGACCGTCAAGCGTTTTACCATGCCAGACAGGAATGATGAATATCTTTTTTACCAGACGCTTGTAGGGGCTTTTCCATTTTTTGAACATGAGTATGCTGACTGTGTTGAGCGCGTGAAAGAGTATGTGCTCAAAGCCATCAGAGAAGCAAAAGTTTACACGGCTTGGCTACGACAAAATAGCACTTATGAAGATGCCTTCGTTGATTTTGTCAAAGTAGTTTTAGAACTTTCAGAGAACAATCCTTTCCTCAAAGAATTTATTCCTTTTCAACAAAGGGTTGCTTACTACGGTATTTTCAACTCTCTCTCTCAAGCTTTGCTGAAAATTACCTCTCCTGGAATTCCAGACTTTTACCAAGGAACTGAACTATGGGATTTCAGTCTAGTTGATCCCGATAATCGGCGTCCGGTTGACTTTGAAACTCGGCAGTCCTATCTCAAAACAATTAAGGAGCAAGCCAAGACAGATATTCTCAAGCTGATAGATGAATTACTAGCAACCAAAGAAGATGCCAGAATCAAGCTGTTTTTAATTGTTCAAGCTTTAAAAGCAAGAACAGAGAATTTAGAAATTTTCCGCGAAGGCAACTACTTGCCTTTAGAGGTGACTGGCAAGTTTAAAGAACATATTGTTGCTTTTGCAAGAAGCAATGAGAATAAAACGATTGTTACTATTGCTCCCCGCTTCTTCACCAGCTTAATTCAGCCAGGACAACATCCCCTAGGACAAGAAATTTGGAATGACACTTGCCTGAACTTACTCACACAAGCGCCTTCAACATGGAAAAATGCGATGACTGAGCAAATAGTTCATGCTCATGACACTTTGCACATTGGTGAAGCCCTAAAACACTTCCCCGTGGCTCTACTAGTTAGCCAATAA